One Alligator mississippiensis isolate rAllMis1 chromosome 12, rAllMis1, whole genome shotgun sequence DNA window includes the following coding sequences:
- the CCDC51 gene encoding mitochondrial potassium channel: MRYNGTVSSVRYGAQYRRSILGRHRMNLHVVRTFCSPASKRPETKTPVEMAVNLFHRLTEVGKVMGRNSLQRLSTTVKSWWDRYEEFVGLNEVQGAQGKVTEAEKVFMVARGIVREARKNVEAQQIKLKEVRDRLDRVSREDIQYLELATLEHRLLQEEKRYRAAYLSAEESEREKFSLFSAAVRESHEKERTRTERTKNWSIIGSVLGAIIGVLGSTYINRVRLQELKTLVLEAQKGPISLQEAIKEQASSHYLQQKDLSDLIVDLRNTLQTGAGTSQGTEESALEVQEVTTASLQINSLLASLKEQLNYSKQVSSCLGSLQQQLTCLEENLGQMVSEVQTVKLAARSQPAERVQPASSVEGKGQAFGVEDVILGLSDTEQRLETQIKRNSFYSTAVTCTAFALTLPVLYVLFKGN; the protein is encoded by the exons ATGAGGTACAATGGTACCGTATCCTCAGTGCGCTATGGCGCACAGTATCGCCGTTCTATACTGGGGAGACACAGAATGAATTTACATGTAGTGAGGACTTTCTGCTCTCCAGCGTCTAAGAGGCCTGAGACTAAGACTCCAGTGGAAATGGCGGTGAATCTCTTTCATCGGCTAACAGAAGTTGGGAAAGTAATGGGAAGAAACTCTCTCCAAAGACTCTCCACAACAGTCAAGAGTTGGTGGGACAGATATGAAGAGTTTGTTGGTCTTAATGAAGTTCAAGGGGCTCAGGGAAAAGTAACCGAG GCTGAAAAGGTGTTCATGGTAGCACGAGGGATTGTACGAGAGGCGCGCAAGAACGTTGAAGCCCAGCAAATCAAACTGAAGGAGGTTCGGGACCGTTTAGATCGAGTCTCTCGGGAAGACATCCAGTACTTGGAACTGGCTACCCTGGAACACAGATTGCTGCAG GAAGAGAAGAGGTATCGAGCTGCCTATTTAAGTGCAGAAGAATCTGAGCgggaaaaattctctctcttctctgcagcTGTCAGAGAAAGCCATGAAAAAGAGCGAACAAGAACAGAACGAACAAAGAACTGGTCCATTATTGGTTCTGTATTAGGGGCCATTATTGGTGTCCTTGGTtccacctatataaacagggtAAGGCTGCAAGAATTAAAAACTTTAGTCCTTGAAGCCCAAAAGGGACCAATAAGCCTACAGGAAGCCATCAAAGAACAGGCCTCTAGCCACTATTTACAGCAAAAGGACCTCAGTGACCTCATTGTAGACCTGAGAAACACGTTGCAGACTGGAGCGGGGACATCACAGGGAACTGAAGAGAGTGCTTTGGAAGTTCAAGAAGTCACTACAGCATCATTACAAATAAATTCTCTCTTAGCTTCTTTAAAAGAACAGCTAAACTACTCTAAACAAGTCAGTTCATGCCTGGGAAGCTTACAGCAGCAGCTTACCTGCCTCGAAGAAAATTTAGGACAAATGGTGTCGGAAGTACAAACTGTTAAACTTGCGGCACGTTCTCAACCTGCGGAAAGAGTGCAGCCTGCCTCTtcagtggaagggaagggccagGCTTTTGGGGTAGAAGATGTGATTCTGGGATTGTCTGATACTGAGCAGAGACTGGAGACCCAAATCAAGAGAAATTCATTCTACAGTACTGCAGTAACCTGCACTGCATTTGCCTTAACTCTTCCGGTACTGTATGTTTTATTCAAAGGAAATTAA